TACAAGAGAACTAATTTCGAACATAATCACAGTGTGGAAAGAAAAGCCAAAAGGTTATGAGCTTTTGGTTAAAGGCTATTTATTTGTTATATTTTATTATCTTTTTAATAAAAGATATGTGACAGCAAATTCTACTGACAGAGAGCTTGATTTAAAACTTGAAAAAATAAAGTCCGCGCTTGATTTCATCAATTCCAACTATTCATCTGATATAGATATTGACCTACTCGCAAAGCTTGCAAACCTGAGCAAATTCTATTTTTGTCGTCTTTTTAAGGAGATTACTCATCTTACACCAGTTGATTACATAAATAAGTTCAGGGTTGAAAAAGCAATTGAGCTTATTAAAAACACAAACATGAGTATTTCTGAAATTGCATTTGAAGTAGGATTTAATAATGTGAGCTATTTTATAAAAGTATTTAAAGAGTATGTGGGTGTTACTCCATTCAGATACAAAAAAAATATCTTGTGTTAATATAATTTTCATTTCACTTTTCCTACCAATAGTTGCATTTCTTTTGTAAAAGCAATCATTTTTATTGGATTAGTTTTTTGAGTATCGAAGTTCAAATTTTTTATATTGATTAGAGCAAAGTATTTATACTTTTTTGCAAAAAAGTATGAGAAGTAAAAAAAGGGATTTTGTATAATAAAACTTGATTGTTTTGGACCTCTTTTATAAATAAATAATCGTTTCAAACCAAGTAAGGGAGGAAATTTACAAAATGAAATTTACAGAGGGCCTTTGGCGTGTAAAAGATGGAGTTAAGTTGTATCATCCAGCCCATGTATATGACTACGAAATTTCGAAAGATTCAGTCATAGTTTTTGCCCCAGCTCACTTCATTACAAACAGAGGACAAACTCTGCAGGGTCCTGTTTTCACTATACGCTTTTCGTCACCTTTTAAAGATGTTATAAGAGTACAAATTTGGCACTACAAGGGTCAAAAAAGCAAAAAGCCTTATTTTGAATTTTATAAAGAAGAAGGATATTGTCCTTGCATAGAAGATTTTTCAGATAATATTGTAATAACAAGTGGAAAGCTCAGAGCTGTTATTAATAAAAAAGATGAATGGAAAGTAGAATATTACTATGAAGATAAATATCTCACAAAAAACGGTTATAAATATCTTGGTTATGCAATCATGGCTGATAATAATACTTACATGAGAGAACAGCTTTCTTTGAGTGTTGGCGAATGTGTTTATGGGCTGGGTGAGAGGTTTACCCCTTTTGTTAAAAACGGACAAGTGGTTGATATGTGGAACGAAGATGGTGGTACAATCTCTGAGCTTGCTTACAAAAACATTCCTTTTTACATCACAAACCGTGGTTATGGTGTTTTTGTGAATGATCCAGGGCGTGTATCATTTGAAGTTGCCACTGAGAATGTGGAAAGAGTCCAGTTTTCTGTGGAAGGTGAATATTTAGAGTATTTCATAATTGGTGGCAGCAGCATGAAAAATGTTTTAGAAAATTACACAAAGCTGACAGGAAGACCGCAGCTTCCTCCTGCATGGTCTTTTGGACTTTGGCTTACAACCTCATTTACTACAAACTATGATGAAAAAACAGTTACAAGCTTTATAGATGGAATGATTCAAAAAGATATTCCACTTCATGTATTTCATTTTGACTGTTTCTGGATGAAGGATATGCACTGGGTTGACTTTGAATGGGACAAGAGAGTTTTTCCAGATCCGAAAAATATGCTTGAAAGATTAAAAGAAAAGGGAGTTAAAATTTGTATTTGGATAAATCCTTACGTGTCTCAGTTTTCAAAACTTTTTGATGAGGGAAAAGAAAAAGGATATTTTTTGAAAAAACCAAATGGTGATGTATGGCAGACAGATGATTGGCAACCCGGCATGGCAATTGTTGATTTTACAAACCCCGAGGCGTGCAGGTGGTATTCAGATAAGCTCAAAGAGCTAATTGAAATGGGAGTTGACTGTTTTAAGACAGATTTTGGTGAAAGAATTCCAACAGATGTTGTTTATTTTGATGGTTCAGACCCTCAAAAGATGCACAATTACTACACCTATCTTTACAACAAGACAGTATATGAAACGCTTCAAGAAACGTTTGGCAAGGGAAATGCAGTTGTGTTTGCAAGGTCAGCGACAGCAGGAAGCCAGAAATTTCCTGTGCACTGGGGCGGAGACTGTTTAGCTTCATATGAGTCTATGGCAGAGACACTCAGGGGTGGCCTTTCACTTTCACTTTGCGGGTTTGGTTTTTGGAGTCATGACATAGGGGGGTTTGAGAGTACAGCAACACCAGATCTTTACAAAAGATGGGTAGCATTTGGACTTTTATCTTCTCACAGCAGACTTCATGGAAATTCTGCCTATAAAGTTCCATGGCTTTATGACGAAGAGGCGGTTGATGTACTTAGGTTCTTTACAAAATTAAAATGCAAACTTATGCCATACATCTTTTCAGCGGCTGTAGAGGCAGTAGAGAAAGGAATTCCAGTTTTGAGACCCATGGTATTAGAGTTTCCAGATGACCCAGCATGCGAGTACCTTGATAGACAGTATATGTTAGGAAGTAGCCTCTTAGTTGCTCCAATCTTCTCACCAGATGGCGAGGTTCAGTATTATGTTCCAGAAGGCGTGTGGACAAACATATTGACAGGTGAAAAGATTGTTGGTGGCAGGTGGAGAAAGGAAAAACATGATTATTTTAGCTTGCCGCTTTTGGCAAGGCCAAATTCTATAATTCCAATAGGAAGTTGTGACACAAAGTCTGATTATGACTATGCTCAAAATGTAACATTGAATGTATATGAATTGGAGGATGGGAAGACTGCTTCTGTGACTGTGAAGAATACAAATGGCGAGACAGAACTTGAGTTAGAAGTAATAAGAGAGAAAGATAATATCTCTATAAATGTATTAAAGGATACTCAAAAGCCTTGGAAGTTTATTTTCCATGGACTTAACTTAAAATCTCAATTTAATGCTTTAGTTAGTAAAAAAGAAGATGGATGTGAAGTAGTTTTAGAATCAGCAGACAAAAAAGCACTGTTGAGTGTTGAAAAAACAGAGTTATAATTAGAATTAAAGAAATCTAATGGGTGAGAAAAATGAAACTTTTTTTTACAAATTTAAAAATAAAGAAAAAGTTCATATTAGCCTTTGTGATTTCTGCTTTAATTCCCCAAACTATTTTGGGGATTATTCTTTTTTTAAACCTCAGAGCAATTGCTTTGGAAAATGCTATCAAAGACACAAGGAAAAATGTTGAGGATGTAAAAATCAAACTTATGGATATTGTACAGAATGCTGTTGATATTTCTAATAAATTATATCTTGATAAAAAACTTCTGAATATACTTTCAACAGAGTACGAAGATATATCCAAAATATACGATGATTATATTTCATATACAGAGCTTTCCAATCTCATGTCTATTTACAACAAAAATATTCATGCAATAAAAATTTATGCCTTTAATCCCACATTGCTTGATACAGGCGAAATTGTAAAGGTTGACGATTATACAAAAAATCAAGAATGGTTTAAAGAAGCCATAAAAGGCGATGGGAAGATTTTATGGGAGCTTGTGTTTGACAATAATCCATTTCGGCCGCAGTATTATTTTAGCTTGATAAGGCTTATAAAAAACTCTTATGGTGAAAGAATAGGTGTAATGGTAATTTACATAAAAAAAGAAAAGCTCGAGGAAGTGTTGTCATTGCACTTAAACACATTAGTTATTACCGACAAAGGAATAATTGTTGCTGCAAAAGACAAAGATCTTGTTGGTAAGAAACTGAATTTTAATTTTTCCTCTCAGGATGGCAAACTTATTGAGAATGTCAATATTGATGGTCAAAGAACAATGGCAATTTTAGGTACAATTAGTGCAAGTGAAAGCGGAAGTAGCTTTCTCAAAGTCATTTCCTTTTTCTCGAAGAAAGAGATATTTAAAAGGGTCAACAAAATAACTTTTATAACGTTTGTGCTTATACTTGTTAATTCTTTAGTATCACTTCTTCTTATGCTCTTATTCTCTAAACTGATAACTGACAGAATTGCAATCTTGAACAAAAAAGTGAATGAAATTTCGCATGGCAATTTGGATGCACAGATAAATATTTTAGGCAATGATGAGATTGGACAGCTCACAGAGAATATAAAAACAATGGCTAAAAATATCAAAAACCTGATTGACCAGGTGTATCTGGCAGAGGTACAAAAACAACAAATAATTGCTAAACAAAGAGAAATCCAGTTTGAGATGCTTTGTAGTCAAATAAATCCTCATTTTTTATTCAATACTCTTGAGGCTATCAGGATGAAGGCTTTTTGTACAGGTCAGTATGAAATAGCTCAAGTTGTTTATTTGCTGAGTAATTTGCTCAGGAAAAGTATAGAGATGACAATAGATTTAATAACTTTGGAAAAAGAAATTGAGATTGTTAAGGAATTTTTAGAGATTCAAAAGTTTCGATTTGGAAATAAGATAGATTACAAAATTGAAGTTCAAGATGACCTTCTTTCATCAAAAGTACTTCCGTTTATTATCCAACCACTTGTGGAAAATTCAATTAGGCATGGTATTGAACCAATGATAGGAAAAGGGACCATTGAAATTAAGGTATTTGAAAAAGATGGAACAATAAAGATAATTGTTACAGACAATGGTGCTGGAATGCCTAAGGAAAAGCTTGAGGAGGTCTTACAGTCGTTAGATAGCAAAGACAAAAGTCATGTGGGACTGAAAAATGTTTATCATAGACTAAAACTATTTTATGGGGAAGAGGCAAAAATTTTTATAAATAGTGAACTTGGGAAAGGCACGAGCGTGGAAATTCAAATTCCAAAGAGGTGAAGAGGTTTTGCTAAAGGCGATTTTGATTGACGATGAGCCTATCATATTAGAAGGTCTTCAAAAAATTATTGATTGGAAAGCCTTGGGATTTGAGATTGTTGCCACTGCTCAAGATGGGATAGAAGGATTAGAAAAGATAAAGAAATTTAAACCTGAAGTTGCTTTGGTTGATATTAGGATACCTGGAATAGATGGGCTTACGCTAATAAACAAGTTAAAAGAGGAAGGAGTGAATACCAAAATTATAATCCTTTCAGGGTATTCTGAATTTGAATATGCAAAAGAAGCAATTGAACTTGGTGTTGAAAGTTATTTGCTAAAGCCTGTTGACCCGTATTTACTCCAGCAGAAGTTAGAGAAAGTAAAACAAAAAATCAGTCAAGAAGTTGAAATGCAAAAAATAATGCGTACAACTCAAGAAATTGGTTTGGAAAAAGTAATAGAAAAGCTTTTGTTGGGGACATTTGATGACCATGAAATAGATTATGTCAGTAGTTTTTATGGACTTTCACTGCCATGGAAGAAATATCAGGTTGCAATAGTAACGTTTTGCGGCAGAGATAATCAAAAGGTTATAGAGAATAAGGTATTTCAATTAAAAAGAGAGGTAGATTTGTTTTTAAAAAGAAATTGTTGTGGATATTCTACAATTATTAATCATGATATATGTATTCTCTTCAAAGATTTTTGGTATCCATTCAATAGCAAAAGTATTAACATGTTAAAGGAAAACTTGGTAAGAGTAGTTGGTAATCAAGTGGTAATTTCAATTGGCAGTGAGGTAGATAACTACGCTCTTATCAAAGAGTCGCTTAATGAAGCAATTGAATTACTTGAAAAGCGGTTTTTGTTAGGATACAAAGGAATTATTTACATAGGAGAGTATCAGGAAAGCAAAGAAAGTAAGAAGGTCAAGTTTGATGATAAAGAGTATGCTGAAAAATTGGCAATGGCTATTGCACTAAATGGGTTTGATAGTATTAATCAGATAATTGAAGAGAAGAGTGAACAACTTTTATATAGCGATATGTCTGAAGAGGATATAAAGATAAATTTTTCAAACTTTTATATTGAGACATTATATAAATTATCACAAAATGAGTTGTACAAACCTCTTGTTGAAAAATATCTTAGCCAAGAGGTTTTAAAAAGTTTTTATATTCAGCCTACTTTGACAGAATTAAAAGGTTTGATAAAATTCTACTTTGTATCTCTTGCAGATGAGATTAATAAAGTTAACCCTGATAGCTTAAAACAAAAAATTGCTGACTTTATAGAGAAAAACTATTTTGCGGATATAAAATTAGATACAATTGCCAATGCTTTTGGATACAATAGCTCTTATTTTAGTAAACTCTTTAAAAAGATATTTGGAGAGAACTTCACTGTATATTTAGATAGAATACGAGTAGAAAAGGCAAAAGTCTTTTTAAAAGAAGGATGTAAGGTATCTGAAACGTGTAAAAAAGTTGGCTTTGAAGATGTTGATTATTTTTGTTCAAAATTCAAAAAATATGTAGGGCTTTCACCAAAGGAGTATAAAGAAAAACAAAAAAATTGATAAATATATCAGAAAAGAAGCTACAAAAATGGCTTCTTTTTTTGTTTTTTTAATGTCTAAACTGTAGGGTATAAGATGTCAAAAAAATAGGGTATTGTGATTTTATTTTTCTTTTTAAAATCATTTATGTCTGAACAGTGGGTTATAGAGTAAAGTTGGAGGTCTTAAAATGAACAGTGCAAAACTTTCAAAAAAACTGTGGCGGCAAAGATATCTAATTCTAATGATTTTTCCTTTTATCATATGGCTTATTATTTTTAGGTATGTCCCACTATGGGGTTGGATTATGGCCTTTCAAGATTATAAGCCTGGTAGACCTATTTGGAATCAAGAATGGGTTGGATTTAAATGGTTTGTTGAGATGTTTCAGGACCCTGACTTTTATAAAGCTATGAGAAATACATTAATAATGAGTTTTATGGGGTTGGTATTTGGCTTTCCACTACCGATAATCTTAGCTTTGCTTTTAAATGAAATAAAAAATATAGCATTTAAAAGAACGGTTCAGACAATCTCATATCTTCCACACTTTGTTTCGTGGGTTGTTGTGGCAAGTTTAGTAAGCGAAATTCTATCGCCAAGTGGTGTGATAAATCAAATTTTACAAAAGCTTCATCTCACAAACTACCCAATTATGTTCATGGCAGAACCTCGTTATTTTTGGTGGATAGTCACATTTTCTGATATTTGGAAAGAACTCGGATGGAACACAATTATATACTTGGCAGCAATCACTTCAATAAATCCTGAACTGTATGAAGCTGCAACAGTTGATGGTGCGGGAAGATTCAGAAAGATGATAAGCATAACTCTTCCGGGGATAATGCCGACAGTTATAGTTCTATTGATTTTGAGCATAGGAAACATAATAAACATAGGTTTCGAAAAGCAATTTCTTTTAAGAACTGCGGCAACAAGAGATGTTGCTGATGTCATCGACCTTTATATACTTACATATGGTATCGGCACAGGCAGATACTCATTTGGAACAGCTGCAGGTGTTTTCAAGTCAGTTGTGAGCTTGGTTCTACTTGTTTTTGCTAATTGGTTTTCTAAAAAGACAACTGGCTATCGCATGATGTAAAAAAGAAAGCTTGATTCAAGGGGGCATTTTAAAGTGAAAAAGAAAACAGCTGGGGATTTGGTCTTTGAAGTATTTAATTACACACTGATGGTAATTTTGGCTGTGGTCACCCTCTATCCTTTTTTACACGTTTTAGCTGTATCACTTAATGATCCTTATGATACAGTGAAAGGTGGAATTACGATATTTCCACGAAAGTTTACGTTGATAAATTATATAGAAACATTAAACTATCCTCAAATTCCGTGGGCTGTGTTGATAACTGTGCTGAGAACTGTTATTGGCACTGCAGTAGGTGTTTTGTCAACTGCTATGGTTGCTTATGTTATAAACAGGAAGGATTTTATTGCAAGAAAACCAGTTGCTATAATGTTTATTATTACTATGTATGTAGGTGGAGGCTTGATTCCTGATTACATGTTGGTAAGAGGGCTTGGACTTATGAATAACTTTTTGGTGTATATTCTTCCCGGTCTTATAAGTCCTTTTAATGTTATTGTTATAAAGTCGTATATGGAAGGGATTCCGCCCGATTTGGAAGAATCAGCAATGATAGATGGTGCAAATGACTTTTTGATATTTTGGAAAATAATTTTGCCACTTTGTGCTCCTGTTATTGCAACAATTAGTTTGTTTATTGCAGTTGGACATTGGAACTCTTGGTTTGATACATATCTCTATTGCTCAAGTGAACCAAAGCTTACCACCTTGCAGTATGAGCTTCAGAAGATTCTGTCTAATGCAACTGCATCTTCTCAAGTAGATTATTATAGTAATCTTGATCCTAACAGGACCATGAAAGTCACACCACATTCATTGAGAATGGCAATGACAATAATTGTAACGCTTCCCATATTGCTTGTGTATCCATTTATTCAGAGATATTTTATACATGGTATGACAATTGGTGCAGTAAAAAGCTAAATGTCAAAAAAGTTGTTAGAATTTTGGTTTTAAGCTGGTTACTCCAGCTTAAAATAAACTAAAAACATAAAAAAGGGGAGGTTTCGAAAAACTATGAGAATCTCAAAAAGATTTTTTGCAGTTATTTCGGTAGTTGTTATAATTAGCTTTGTCTTAGGTATTTGTTTAGTTGGTAATGCTGGGAGTTCAAAGCTTGTGAAGCCTCTCAAGCCAACACCCGAAGCAAAAAAGCCAATTACCCTCACTATGTACAGTGCTGAAACAAACCCAAATGATGATGGATTTAAGTCACCAGTTGCACAGAAGATAAAAGAACTTACAGGTGTTACATTAAAAATTGAGTATGCAATAGCTGCAGGTGCGGGACAACAAAAACTTCAACTTATGGCTGCAAGTGGTGATTATCCAGATCTGGTATATGCAAAAGGAGACTTGCAACTTCTTAAAAATGCTGGCGGTATTGTACAATTGGATAGTTTAATTGAAAAATACGGTCCTAATATCAAAAAAGCATATGGCAAAAACCTCAAGAGATTAAGATGGAGCCCACAAGATCCACACATTTACTGTTTGGGAATTACAACAGACAATGACGCAACTTTAGATGTTAATGGCGGTTTTATGATTCAGCACAGAGTAGTAATTGAACAAAATTACCCAAGAATAAGAACAATAAAAGACTTTGAAAATGCAATAGTCAAGTACTGGAAAAAACATCCTACTACAGATGGACTTCCAACAATTCCGCTCACACTTTCTGCTGATGACTGGCGAACTGTTATATCGGTTACAAATCCAGCTTTTCAGGCAACAGGCGCACCAGATGATGGAGAGTTTTATGTTGATCCAAAAACTTTGAAAGTAATAAGACATTATAAACGTCCAATTGAAAAAGAATATTTCAAATGGTTAAATCACTTATGGAACGCAGGAATCCTTGATAGAGAGACATTTGTCCAGAAAGACGACCAATATAAAGCTAAAATAGCATCTGGAAGAGTCCTTGCTTTAATTGATGCAGGCTGGGCGGTAGGTGAACCAATTACAGCTCTCAAAAAGGCAGGTAAATATGAATACACATACGGTTATTATCCTGTTACAGTTAATGAAAAAATAAAACAATGTCCACCTGATGTAAAAGTTGGATATACAGGCGGTTGGGGCATTGCTATAACAGTAAAGTGCAAAGATAAAGTAAGAGCAATCAAATTCCTTGACTGGATGTGCACAGAAGATGCTAATATCCTTAGACAGTGGGGTATTGAAGGTGTTCATCACACATATGTAAAGGGCAAGAGGGTATTTTTGCCAAAGATTGACCAGATGAGAAAAACAGATCCAACATTTTCTAAGAAGACTGGTATAGGTGCATATGTTTATCCATTCCCAAGACTGCCCAATACGTATATTGATTCGACAGGCAATCCAATTGCGCCTGACACAAGAAAAGAAGATATAAGAAAGAACTATAGTGATGTTGAGAAGAAAGTATTGTCAGCATATAAGGCAGAAATTTGGAAAGATTTGTTCCCAAAAGCTAATGAGTATCCTGAAAAGACATGGGGTTATTTATGGATGATATCCATTGACGATCCGAATATCAAGACTATTAACGATAAGATTTGGAATTATACACTATCAACAATTCCAAAGGTTGTTATGGCAAAAGAAAAGGATTTTGATAAGGTATGGAACGATTTTCTGGCTGGGTTTGAGAAACTTGGCAATAGCAAGGTTGAAGAGTATTACACAAAGAGAATCAAGCAAAATATTGAACTGTGGACAAAATAATTAAATTGATGTTATTTTAAAAATTGTGGATTGTGAAAGGGGCTGTCTGAAGATGGGGCAGCCCTTTTATTTTGTCATAATTTGTAGTATAAAATAATTAATATTCTCTTCTTAAATTGAGGGATTTGAGAATGTTAGAGGATGTACTAAAAATTATCTTTGCGATCTTAGCAGGTGGGCTTATTGGTATTGAGAGAGAAAATGTTCACAGACCGGCAGGTTTTAGAACTCATATTTTAGTCTGTGTGGGCTCTACTCTTGTGATGATGACATCACAGTATATTTTCAATGTATACTACAAGGGCCACGCAAACATAGATGTTGCGAGGCTTGGTGCTCAAGTTATCTCGGGTATTGGTTTTTTGGGTGCAGGGACAATTATAAAAGATGGTGCGACTGTAAAGGGTTTGACAACTGCTGCAACTTTGTGGGCTGTTGCGTGTATTGGTCTTGCAATTGGAATCGGGTATTACAAAGGAGCTTTTTTGGCAACTGCAGCAGTGTATCTTACTTTGATTCTATTAAAAAAGTTTGAAGTAAGATTTGTTTCAAAAGGAATTTTGAGGACAATTATTGTTGAGGGTCACAATCTAAGAAGTTCTATTCAAAAGATAGATTCAATTTTGACTTCACACTCAGTAACTATAAAGGATATTAAATTTATGCATGAAGAGTCTGAAAAAGTGTTTTATAAAGCTTTAGTTCTACCAGATAGCAATATAAACCAGCTTATTACGGATTTATATTTGGTTGAAGGTGTGAGCCGCGTAACTTTTGAATAAAAAATACTTTTAAAAAAATTGTAGTGTGGTATAATTATCATTCAGAAAATTAAAAAATATAATGGATGGAGGCAGGGCAGAATAAGGTGACAAAGGAGGACCAGAGCAAAACACCCCTTTTTGATGCTGTAAAAAGACACATTGAGAAAAACATCATCCCATTTCATGTGCCAGGTCACAAGTATGGCAGAGGATTGAAGGAGTTTACCGATTTTGTTGGACAGAACGTCATGCTAATGGACCTAAATGGTATGGAAGATTTGGACAATGCAAACAATCCGATTGGAGTTATCTACGAGGCTGAAAAGCTTTTTGCAAGTGCATTTGGTGCTCAATATGCATACTTTTTGGTAAACGGTACAACATCTGGTGTCCAGACAATGATAATGTCGGCATGCGAACCTGGGGATGAGATAATACTGCCTCGAAATGCGCACAAGAGCGCGTTTGGCGGAATAATCTTGAGCGGGGCAATTCCAGTGTATGTACAGCCAGAGGTAAATGAAGAGCTTGGGATTACAATGGGCGTGACAATTGAGAATGTGAAAAAAGCTATCTTAAAACATCCTCATGCAAAAGCTGTATTTGTTATTAATCCAACATACTATGGTATAGCGAGTGATTTAAAGTCTATAACTCGAACTGCACACAAATTTGGCATGGCAGTTTTAGTTGATGAGGCACATGGTGCTCATATGGGCTTTCACAACGATTTTCCACTGACTGCCATGGAAGTTGGTGCTGATATGAGTGCTGTGTCAACACACAAGACAGGTGGGTCACTTACTCAAAGTTCTGTACTTCTTTTGCGAGGTCACAGGATTCAACCAGAGACAGTAAAACAGGTTTTAAACCTGACAATGACAACAAGCTCGTCATACATTCTGATGTGTTCAATTGACGTTGCACGAAAACAGCTTGCTATGTATGGTGAAGAGATGTTAGAAGAGACTTTGAGACTTGCCAGAATGGCAAGGGAAGAGATAAACAAGATTGAAGGACTTTATGCATTTGGAAAAGAGCTGATTGGAACACCTGGCGTATATGATTTTGACGAAACAAAACTTGGAATCAACGTTCGAAGGCTTGGTATCACTGGTTATGAAGCAGAGAGAATCCTGAGAGATGAGTACAACATCCAGATAGAGATGTCTGACCTTTACAATATTTTGGCAATAATCTCGTTGGGTGACACACAAGAGAGTGTAGAAAAGCTAATTGAAGCACTTAGAGATATGGCAAAGAAGCTTGGTGTAAAAGATGTAAAGACTCCAACAATAGTGCTTCACTCACCACAGGTTATTGTTTCGCCACGTGATGCTTTTTATAGCTCAAAGAAGGTTGTTGAGCTTGACAATGCAGTCGGTGAGATTTCTGGCGAGATGGTCATGGCGTATCCACCTGGAATACCACTTATTTTGCCTGGTGAGAGAATAACAAAAGACCTTGTTGACTATATTAAACTCCTGAAAGAAGAGGACTGTCAGCTTCAAGGTACTGCTGACCCGTATGTCAATACAATTAGAGTTTTAGGTACCGCTGATTGAGAAAAGTCAAGTGAGTAAGTGACTTTTAAAATTCATTCAAGAGAGAGTGTTGATAAATTGCTTAGTCCTTTAGTATATGCTTATATCGGTGATGCAGTGTATGAATTATATGTAAGAAATAAAGTGATATCCGAAAATCCTGATTTGACTCCTTATCATTATTATTTGAAAACTACTAAGTATGTAAGAGCTTCAAGTCAAGCAATAGCCATAAAAAAGTTGTATGAAATGCTTGATGAAAGTGAAAAGAGAATTGTGAAAAGAGGTAGAAACGCAAAGAGTAAAACTGTTCCTAAGAATGCAAAGTTAAGTGATTATAAATATGCTACGGCACTTGAAACATTGATTGGTTATTTGTATTTAGAAAACAATACTGAAAGATTAGAGTATATTCTTTCTCAAGTATATGAAATAATAACACAAGAGCAACAAATAGGAGAAAATAACTAATTTTGCTATTAGTCTTGGAGGAGTTGATAAAAAATGATCGGCGGGTTAATAGTTCTGCTTTTGATTATTTTATTTTTGCCTTTTTTTGTTAAGGCAGTAGAACATAATTTAGAGTATTTTTTGTTCATAATGGGTATTATAGGTGTTATTATTTCAAAGCAAATGAGCTTAGATTTATTTGAACATATTCTTAAAAATCATTTGCTTTATTATATAACTTTTGCTGTTTTAATAGCGGGGATGTTGTTTTTCTTCTTTAGAAATAGAATAAACACAATGATAGAATTACTAACTCATAGAATTTCAATCCAGTTTTTTGTGTTTGTTGTAATTGTTATTTTGGGATTAAGTTCAAGTTTTATTACTGCCATAATTGCGTCACTTTTATTAACCGAAATAATGCATCACATGCCACTTGACAGAAACACCAAGGTAAAGGCTATTGTATTGGCGTGCTTTGCAATTGGATTTG
This Caldicellulosiruptor changbaiensis DNA region includes the following protein-coding sequences:
- a CDS encoding Mini-ribonuclease 3, with product MLSPLVYAYIGDAVYELYVRNKVISENPDLTPYHYYLKTTKYVRASSQAIAIKKLYEMLDESEKRIVKRGRNAKSKTVPKNAKLSDYKYATALETLIGYLYLENNTERLEYILSQVYEIITQEQQIGENN
- a CDS encoding aminotransferase class I/II-fold pyridoxal phosphate-dependent enzyme, whose translation is MEAGQNKVTKEDQSKTPLFDAVKRHIEKNIIPFHVPGHKYGRGLKEFTDFVGQNVMLMDLNGMEDLDNANNPIGVIYEAEKLFASAFGAQYAYFLVNGTTSGVQTMIMSACEPGDEIILPRNAHKSAFGGIILSGAIPVYVQPEVNEELGITMGVTIENVKKAILKHPHAKAVFVINPTYYGIASDLKSITRTAHKFGMAVLVDEAHGAHMGFHNDFPLTAMEVGADMSAVSTHKTGGSLTQSSVLLLRGHRIQPETVKQVLNLTMTTSSSYILMCSIDVARKQLAMYGEEMLEETLRLARMAREEINKIEGLYAFGKELIGTPGVYDFDETKLGINVRRLGITGYEAERILRDEYNIQIEMSDLYNILAIISLGDTQESVEKLIEALRDMAKKLGVKDVKTPTIVLHSPQVIVSPRDAFYSSKKVVELDNAVGEISGEMVMAYPPGIPLILPGERITKDLVDYIKLLKEEDCQLQGTADPYVNTIRVLGTAD
- a CDS encoding carbohydrate ABC transporter permease gives rise to the protein MKKKTAGDLVFEVFNYTLMVILAVVTLYPFLHVLAVSLNDPYDTVKGGITIFPRKFTLINYIETLNYPQIPWAVLITVLRTVIGTAVGVLSTAMVAYVINRKDFIARKPVAIMFIITMYVGGGLIPDYMLVRGLGLMNNFLVYILPGLISPFNVIVIKSYMEGIPPDLEESAMIDGANDFLIFWKIILPLCAPVIATISLFIAVGHWNSWFDTYLYCSSEPKLTTLQYELQKILSNATASSQVDYYSNLDPNRTMKVTPHSLRMAMTIIVTLPILLVYPFIQRYFIHGMTIGAVKS
- a CDS encoding ABC transporter permease, with the translated sequence MNSAKLSKKLWRQRYLILMIFPFIIWLIIFRYVPLWGWIMAFQDYKPGRPIWNQEWVGFKWFVEMFQDPDFYKAMRNTLIMSFMGLVFGFPLPIILALLLNEIKNIAFKRTVQTISYLPHFVSWVVVASLVSEILSPSGVINQILQKLHLTNYPIMFMAEPRYFWWIVTFSDIWKELGWNTIIYLAAITSINPELYEAATVDGAGRFRKMISITLPGIMPTVIVLLILSIGNIINIGFEKQFLLRTAATRDVADVIDLYILTYGIGTGRYSFGTAAGVFKSVVSLVLLVFANWFSKKTTGYRMM
- a CDS encoding ABC transporter substrate-binding protein yields the protein MRISKRFFAVISVVVIISFVLGICLVGNAGSSKLVKPLKPTPEAKKPITLTMYSAETNPNDDGFKSPVAQKIKELTGVTLKIEYAIAAGAGQQKLQLMAASGDYPDLVYAKGDLQLLKNAGGIVQLDSLIEKYGPNIKKAYGKNLKRLRWSPQDPHIYCLGITTDNDATLDVNGGFMIQHRVVIEQNYPRIRTIKDFENAIVKYWKKHPTTDGLPTIPLTLSADDWRTVISVTNPAFQATGAPDDGEFYVDPKTLKVIRHYKRPIEKEYFKWLNHLWNAGILDRETFVQKDDQYKAKIASGRVLALIDAGWAVGEPITALKKAGKYEYTYGYYPVTVNEKIKQCPPDVKVGYTGGWGIAITVKCKDKVRAIKFLDWMCTEDANILRQWGIEGVHHTYVKGKRVFLPKIDQMRKTDPTFSKKTGIGAYVYPFPRLPNTYIDSTGNPIAPDTRKEDIRKNYSDVEKKVLSAYKAEIWKDLFPKANEYPEKTWGYLWMISIDDPNIKTINDKIWNYTLSTIPKVVMAKEKDFDKVWNDFLAGFEKLGNSKVEEYYTKRIKQNIELWTK
- a CDS encoding MgtC/SapB family protein, translating into MLEDVLKIIFAILAGGLIGIERENVHRPAGFRTHILVCVGSTLVMMTSQYIFNVYYKGHANIDVARLGAQVISGIGFLGAGTIIKDGATVKGLTTAATLWAVACIGLAIGIGYYKGAFLATAAVYLTLILLKKFEVRFVSKGILRTIIVEGHNLRSSIQKIDSILTSHSVTIKDIKFMHEESEKVFYKALVLPDSNINQLITDLYLVEGVSRVTFE